One Spiribacter halobius DNA segment encodes these proteins:
- a CDS encoding RNA polymerase sigma factor: MTAHIPAQPAREAAATRTVRQPTGLPGPAQLPDERVVARVRAGEVALFELIMRRYNRRLFRIARSILPDDAEAEDAVQDGYIRAYFQLAQFRGPEGFASWLCRIVRNEALMRLRRRAPASDPLSALERPAHREAATADPCSPTANPEAALHEAQLQRLLEAAIDELPEPFRSAFVLREVEQLSVAETAACLGVEPATVKTRVHRARLLLQRNMTAEVVSLLPRTFAFDGARCDRLVGRVFERLGVSARQWR, from the coding sequence CAGCCGACAGGGCTACCCGGCCCGGCGCAGCTGCCGGACGAGCGTGTCGTCGCCCGCGTGCGCGCGGGCGAGGTGGCGCTCTTCGAGCTCATCATGCGGCGCTACAACCGGCGGCTGTTCCGCATCGCCCGCAGCATCCTGCCCGACGACGCGGAGGCGGAGGACGCCGTCCAAGATGGCTACATCCGCGCGTACTTCCAGCTCGCGCAGTTCCGCGGCCCCGAGGGCTTCGCGAGCTGGCTCTGCCGCATTGTGCGCAACGAGGCCCTGATGCGCTTGCGCCGGCGCGCGCCCGCTTCGGACCCGCTGTCCGCCCTTGAGCGGCCCGCGCACCGGGAGGCCGCCACGGCTGACCCATGCTCGCCCACGGCGAATCCGGAGGCGGCGCTGCATGAGGCGCAACTGCAGCGTCTGCTGGAAGCCGCTATCGACGAGCTGCCCGAGCCGTTCCGCAGCGCCTTCGTCCTGCGCGAGGTGGAGCAGCTCTCGGTTGCAGAGACTGCAGCCTGCCTGGGCGTCGAACCCGCCACCGTGAAGACCCGGGTGCACCGGGCGCGGCTGCTGCTGCAGCGGAACATGACCGCGGAGGTGGTCAGCCTGCTGCCGCGCACGTTCGCCTTCGACGGGGCGCGCTGCGACCGGCTCGTGGGGCGCGTGTTCGAGCGCCTGGGTGTGTCCGCCCGACAATGGCGGTAG